A genome region from Macaca fascicularis isolate 582-1 chromosome 3, T2T-MFA8v1.1 includes the following:
- the LOC135970116 gene encoding uncharacterized protein, which translates to MGNNQSTPLSLLVTNFKDVKARGRNLSVELKKGKLVTFCRSEWPSFGVGWPSEGTFCLSIITKVKTKIFLPGQSGHPDQIPYILVWQDLVENPPPWITPFILEPCKVLVTRPTRQKTPSAPSAPVLPDSQDPLTLEPTFPPPYQHLIPQDPVPQGGASVEGNREAEAAESESNLGGPAGRTRGRVQRDQASRLPDSTVALPLREIGLLDDTGLSRLMYWPFSTSDLYNWKSQNARFSDNPKDLTSLLDSVMFTHQPTWDDCQQLLRILFTTEERERIQVEARKLVPGDDGQPTANPDLIDAAFPLTRPRWDYNTAEAARSPETCVRGTEDLLKTLGELGYRASATKAQICKLEVTYLGYLLKGGQRWLTKARKETVLRIPRPQSTRQVREFLGSAGFCRLWIPGFAELAKPLYQATKERQSFNWTEEAELAFQQIKTALLSAPALGLPDVSKPFHLYVDESKGVAKAVLTQYLGPWQRPVAYLSKKLDSVAAGWPPCLRIIAATALMVRDADKLIMGQELRVITPHAIEGVLRQPPDRWMSNARLTHYQGLLLNPLRITFLPPTSLNPASLLPNPDLDAPSHECTEILAQVHGVREDLQDRPLPDTELTWFTDGSSYVHQGQRYAGAAVTSETEILFQDGQKRSQLREKLLRL; encoded by the exons atgggcaacaaccagagcacgccgctctcactccttgttaccaattttaaggatgtgaaggctcgggggcgtaacttaagcgtagaactaaagaagggaaagctagttactttctgccgttcggagtggccctctttcggcgtagggtggccctctgaaggaactttctgtctctctattattactaaggtaaaaactaagattttcctgccagggcagtcaggacatcctgatcaaattccttatattctagtgtggcaggatcttgtggaaaacccaccaccctggataactccattcatccttgagccctgcaaagtcctagtaacgcgacctacaagacaaaagactccctctgctccctcggcccctgtgctgccggacagccaggaccccctaacgttagaacccacatttcccccaccatatcagcaccttatcccgcaggacccagtcccccagggtggtgcttccgtagagggaaaccgagaagcggaagcagccgagagtgaaagtaacctgggggggccggccggccgaacacgaggccgcgtacagcgggaccaagcttcccgactccctgactccactgtagccctgcctctcagagaaataggattgctcgatgataccgggctctcccgtctcatgtattggcctttttccaccagtgatttatacaattggaagtcccaaaatgctcggttctcagataatcccaaagatctaacctcgttgttagacagtgtcatgtttactcaccagccgacctgggatgactgtcaacagctcctccgaatcctgttcacaacggaggagcgggaaagaatccaagttgaggccagaaaactggttccaggagatgacggccagccaactgcaaatcctgacctcattgatgcggctttccctttgacccggcccagatgggactacaacacggcagaag cggccaggtccccggaaacttgtgttcgagggactgaggacctcctgaagactctgggggagctaggctaccgagcctcagcaacaaaggctcagatctgcaagttggaggtaacttatctggggtacctattaaaaggggggcaacgctggctaaccaaagcccgaaaggaaacagtcctacgcatccctagaccccagtcaacacggcaagtgagagaattcctggggtcggcagggttctgtaggttatggatacccggatttgctgagttagccaagcccctataccaggcaacaaaggaacggcagtccttcaattggacggaagaggctgagctggcctttcagcaaatcaaaactgccttgttatcagcccccgcgctggggctccctgatgtctccaagcccttccacttatacgtggatgaaagtaagggtgttgcaaaagccgtgttaacacagtacctaggcccctggcagaggccagttgcctatttgtcaaaaaaattagattcagtggctgctggctggccaccctgcctccggataatcgcggcgaccgccctaatggtccgagacgctgataaacttatcatggggcaagagttgcgcgttataaccccgcatgccattgaaggcgtcctccggcagccgccggaccgatggatgagtaacgcccggctcacccactatcaaggactgctgttaaaccccctcagaataacttttctgcccccaacctctttaaaccctgcttcactgctgccaaatccagacttggacgccccgtcccatgagtgcactgagatactggctcaggtgcatggggtgcgggaggacctgcaagatcgtccgctccccgacacagaactcacctggttcactgatggcagcagctatgtccaccaaggccagcggtatgcaggagcggctgtaacgtcagagactgag atactttttcaggatggacagaagcgttcccaactaagagagaaactgctcaggttgtag